Proteins co-encoded in one Scomber scombrus chromosome 14, fScoSco1.1, whole genome shotgun sequence genomic window:
- the LOC133994448 gene encoding collagenase 3-like: protein MTTFKLSILLSLAAALNCLPIAQITLQDENFAEGYLKKFFNLTEETGPSIRRGISPITEKLTEMQQFFRLEVTGNLDADTLAMMKKPRCGVPDVSLGRFSTFPGFQWDKTSLTFRIENYTPDMSVAEVDDSMVKALEVWAKVTPLRFTRIYSGIADIMISFGRRNHGDFSPFDGPGGLLAHAYAPSAGIGGDAHFDEDEDFTFRSTRGYVLFIVAAHEFGHSLGLSHSQDPGALMYPTYVYRNPETFTLPQDDVNGIQSLYG, encoded by the exons ATGACGACATTCAAACTTAGCATTCTACTAAGCTTGGCAGCTGCACTTAACTGCCTGCCTATAGCACAGATTACTCTTCAAGATGAGAACTTTGCAGAG GGCTACCTGAAGAAATTCTTCAACCTAACTGAGGAGACCGGTCCCTCTATCAGACGAGGGATCAGCCCCATAACCGAGAAGCTGACTGAGATGCAGCAATTCTTTCGTCTGGAGGTCACCGGCAACCTCGATGCTGACACCCTGGCGATGATGAAGAAGCCCAGATGTGGTGTTCCAGATGTGAGCCTTGGCCGTTTCTCCACCTTTCCAGGCTTCCAGTGGGATAAAACCAGTCTTACTTTCAG GATAGAGAACTACACACCTGACATGTCTGTGGCAGAGGTTGATGACTCCATGGTGAAAGCTCTGGAGGTCTGGGCCAAAGTCACTCCTCTGAGATTCACCAGAATCTACAGTGGCATCGCTGATATCATGATCTCCTTTGGCCGCAGAA ACCATGGTGATTTTAGCCCCTTTGATGGCCCTGGTGGCCTTCTTGCCCACGCCTACGCCCCATCCGCTGGCATCGGAGGGGATGCTCATTTTGATGAGGATGAGGACTTCACCTTCCGCTCAACCAGAG GGTACGTCCTGTTCATCGTAGCCGCCCACGAGTTTGGCCACTCTTTGGGTTTGTCTCACTCTCAGGATCCTGGTGCACTCATGTACCCCACCTACGTATACAGAAACCCCGAAACCTTCACCTTGCCCCAGGATGATGTCAACGGCATCCAGTCTCTCTATGGTTAG